The following coding sequences are from one Bradyrhizobium sp. 200 window:
- a CDS encoding aldo/keto reductase, whose product MNTALSVTNGSFRMPRIGLGTWKLEGDGAISAVQAALEAGYEHIDTASRYGNEEAIGAAIARAGVSRSQLFLTSKVWWTDLEPGKLLSSIKRSVESLGSEYLDLALIHWPNPAVELSKTLGAMAEAKAKGLVRNIGVSNFPSRTLLEALQVSSEPIAALQCEYHPYLDQSKLLDICREHRIAFVAYAPFGSGALLLDPTITRIAETHGTTAADVVLEWLMQQEGVAAVPRSSNPHRIAANLRRGNVSLSQEEMSAITALRRSDGRVFSPTWAPQWDE is encoded by the coding sequence TTGAACACAGCGCTCAGCGTCACAAATGGCAGCTTCCGCATGCCGCGGATAGGCTTAGGTACCTGGAAACTGGAGGGGGATGGTGCAATCTCCGCGGTTCAAGCAGCCCTGGAAGCCGGATACGAGCACATCGATACGGCGAGCCGTTACGGGAATGAAGAGGCTATCGGGGCAGCCATCGCACGTGCTGGGGTGTCGCGTTCCCAACTCTTTCTCACCTCGAAGGTGTGGTGGACGGATCTTGAGCCCGGCAAGCTGCTGTCTTCCATCAAGCGCAGTGTTGAGAGTCTCGGGTCAGAGTACCTTGACTTAGCCCTGATTCACTGGCCGAACCCCGCGGTGGAACTGTCAAAAACGCTTGGGGCTATGGCAGAAGCCAAGGCGAAGGGCCTCGTACGGAATATTGGCGTGTCCAATTTCCCATCGAGAACGCTGCTTGAAGCTTTGCAAGTAAGCAGTGAGCCGATCGCGGCACTTCAGTGCGAATACCATCCTTATTTAGACCAGTCGAAGCTACTAGACATTTGCCGAGAGCATCGAATTGCCTTCGTAGCTTATGCGCCGTTTGGCAGCGGTGCGCTGCTATTGGACCCAACGATTACCCGCATTGCGGAGACTCACGGAACGACTGCAGCAGATGTGGTCCTCGAGTGGCTAATGCAGCAGGAGGGTGTTGCAGCGGTGCCTAGGTCTTCAAACCCGCACCGGATCGCAGCCAATCTACGTAGAGGTAACGTATCTCTTTCCCAAGAAGAGATGAGTGCAATAACCGCGCTTCGCAGGTCTGATGGCCGTGTGTTCTCGCCGACGTGGGCCCCCCAGTGGGACGAGTGA
- a CDS encoding D-amino-acid transaminase, with the protein MKEIVCLNGQFMPAAEAKVSIFDRGLIFADGIYDCCPVAAGRLINWPLNRARIKRSLQEIRLRVPDRFWTGLDEQVAEVVKLNDLREGYVYVQVTRGVGERVFTYDDNMTPTIVLSITRANIIKRGEAYRGIAVCSVEDLRWGRRDIKTTQLLYPVMAKMEAKSKGCQEAWLVSRGMVTEGASTNAYIVQRDGAIVTQPISREILGGCTRDALLSLCKSRGLKLDERAFSLEEALAAREAFITSALHFVTPVTSIDGQKVGDGQIGALTAELHEAFLESIGC; encoded by the coding sequence ATGAAGGAGATCGTATGCCTCAATGGCCAGTTCATGCCTGCGGCAGAAGCGAAGGTGTCGATTTTCGATCGCGGCCTGATCTTCGCAGACGGCATCTATGACTGTTGCCCCGTCGCCGCGGGCCGACTGATCAACTGGCCTCTGAATCGGGCGCGCATCAAGCGCTCGTTGCAGGAGATCCGTCTTCGTGTGCCGGACCGGTTCTGGACAGGACTGGACGAGCAGGTGGCTGAGGTAGTCAAGCTCAATGACCTGCGTGAGGGATACGTTTACGTCCAGGTGACGCGTGGCGTAGGCGAGCGCGTCTTCACCTACGACGACAACATGACGCCCACGATAGTCCTGAGCATCACCAGGGCCAACATTATCAAGCGCGGCGAGGCTTATCGAGGAATTGCCGTGTGCTCGGTAGAAGACTTGAGGTGGGGGCGGCGCGACATCAAAACCACGCAGCTACTTTACCCCGTCATGGCAAAGATGGAGGCGAAGTCGAAGGGTTGCCAGGAGGCGTGGCTCGTCTCTCGCGGAATGGTGACCGAGGGCGCCTCGACGAACGCATACATAGTCCAACGCGATGGCGCCATCGTGACTCAACCAATTTCTCGCGAGATTCTGGGCGGCTGCACTCGAGATGCACTGTTGTCGCTGTGTAAGTCCCGAGGCCTGAAGCTGGACGAGCGCGCATTCAGCTTAGAAGAGGCGCTTGCTGCTCGGGAGGCGTTCATCACAAGCGCACTCCATTTCGTGACACCCGTCACCAGCATCGACGGGCAGAAAGTCGGAGACGGTCAAATAGGCGCGCTCACAGCAGAACTGCACGAGGCATTCCTGGAATCGATCGGTTGCTAG